One genomic segment of Chloroflexota bacterium includes these proteins:
- a CDS encoding DJ-1/PfpI family protein — MDSPKVVGLFLFEQFELLDAFGPMQMLAAASKSFQVRLLGPSLAPVTSAVGMTAGPRVLPDAVWETSEQLHVILVPGGRGTRTEVSNQRLLHGLKAHTTKAELMTSVCTGAALLAKAGLLDGKRATSNKLAFKWVTEQGPKTTWVPQARWVHDGNVITSGGVAAGIDMALGIIAQYRGQEAAHKLATAMEYEWHNDPAWDPFAKSAGLV, encoded by the coding sequence ATGGACAGTCCCAAAGTAGTCGGCCTTTTCCTCTTTGAGCAGTTCGAACTCCTTGACGCCTTCGGCCCCATGCAGATGCTTGCAGCAGCTTCTAAGAGCTTCCAGGTGAGACTCTTAGGGCCAAGCCTTGCTCCAGTCACGAGCGCCGTCGGCATGACGGCGGGCCCACGGGTTCTGCCCGATGCCGTATGGGAGACCAGCGAGCAACTGCACGTCATCCTGGTGCCAGGCGGCAGGGGAACGCGCACAGAGGTGAGTAACCAACGCCTCCTCCATGGGTTAAAGGCTCACACCACTAAGGCGGAACTCATGACTTCGGTCTGCACGGGCGCGGCGCTGCTAGCCAAGGCAGGTCTGCTGGATGGGAAGCGCGCCACATCAAACAAGCTGGCCTTCAAATGGGTCACGGAGCAGGGTCCGAAAACGACGTGGGTTCCCCAAGCGCGTTGGGTCCACGATGGAAACGTAATCACGAGCGGTGGTGTCGCCGCAGGCATTGATATGGCGCTGGGCATCATTGCGCAATACCGTGGGCAAGAGGCGGCTCACAAGCTGGCAACAGCGATGGAATACGAATGGCACAACGACCCAGCTTGGGACCCCTTCGCCAAGTCGGCGGGGCTAGTGTAG
- a CDS encoding MoaD/ThiS family protein → MPLVFVPSAMRHITGGVDKLRVEGTTIRQVLEQLESRFPGFKERIVDEEGSLQPGVAIAIGNELTVLGVLTPVQESDEVHFIPAIGGG, encoded by the coding sequence GTGCCCCTTGTCTTTGTCCCGTCCGCTATGCGGCATATCACCGGCGGCGTGGACAAGTTGCGCGTTGAAGGGACCACGATACGCCAAGTCTTGGAGCAGCTTGAAAGCCGCTTCCCAGGCTTCAAAGAGCGCATCGTGGACGAAGAGGGCAGCCTCCAGCCTGGCGTTGCCATCGCCATCGGCAACGAGCTGACCGTCCTCGGCGTCCTCACCCCGGTGCAAGAGAGCGACGAGGTGCACTTCATCCCCGCCATAGGCGGCGGGTAG
- a CDS encoding aldo/keto reductase yields MQLAIGWLLAQPVVSSVILGATSAKQLDDSLGKGDISLSPDEVRACDAAAGVTRAPAAG; encoded by the coding sequence ATCCAGCTAGCCATCGGCTGGCTTCTGGCTCAGCCTGTGGTTAGCTCCGTCATCCTTGGCGCTACCTCGGCCAAGCAGCTCGATGATAGCCTTGGTAAGGGCGATATCAGTCTTTCGCCCGATGAGGTTCGCGCCTGCGATGCGGCGGCGGGAGTCACACGGGCTCCGGCGGCAGGGTAG
- a CDS encoding GNAT family N-acetyltransferase, producing the protein MPRIRQATVKDLPRILVLYQQLNLDGHAASPKDSNTYARLFHRIERDKAQRLVVLEDKGEVVGTVVIIIVPNLSHYGRPWCELENLVVEAKAKRRGYGRMLMAYAERLAQKAGCYKIQLMSRWSRAEEAHKFYEALGYESPARAFRKYLRS; encoded by the coding sequence ATGCCCCGCATTCGCCAAGCGACTGTGAAAGACCTCCCGCGGATCCTGGTGCTCTATCAACAGCTCAACCTGGATGGTCATGCTGCATCGCCAAAAGACTCGAACACGTACGCTCGTCTCTTCCATCGCATCGAGCGTGACAAGGCCCAGCGTCTCGTCGTCTTGGAGGATAAGGGCGAAGTCGTTGGGACGGTGGTCATCATCATCGTTCCCAATCTCTCCCACTATGGCAGGCCCTGGTGCGAGCTGGAAAACCTCGTTGTGGAGGCAAAAGCCAAGCGCAGGGGCTACGGCAGGATGCTCATGGCCTATGCCGAACGGCTGGCGCAGAAGGCCGGCTGCTACAAGATCCAGCTGATGAGCCGGTGGAGCCGCGCCGAAGAGGCGCACAAGTTCTACGAGGCCCTCGGCTATGAGTCGCCCGCGAGGGCCTTTAGAAAATACCTTCGCTCGTAG
- a CDS encoding aldo/keto reductase codes for MRYRNLNRVECIQSRYNLVSRDVEPEVASLCLAEKVGMIVFNPLAGGFLTGKYTRGEPPPPGTRLGIRPLYSKLFMTEENFATVDRLRDLSARTGKSTHPASHRLASGSACG; via the coding sequence GTGCGCTATCGGAATCTCAACCGGGTCGAGTGCATCCAATCGCGCTATAACCTTGTGAGCCGCGATGTGGAGCCGGAGGTCGCGTCGCTTTGCCTTGCCGAAAAGGTGGGGATGATCGTCTTCAACCCGCTTGCCGGAGGCTTCCTCACGGGCAAGTACACGCGCGGCGAGCCGCCTCCTCCGGGCACACGCCTTGGCATTCGGCCGCTCTACAGCAAGCTCTTCATGACGGAGGAGAACTTCGCCACGGTTGACCGCCTTCGCGACCTGAGCGCCAGGACCGGGAAATCTACTCATCCAGCTAGCCATCGGCTGGCTTCTGGCTCAGCCTGTGGTTAG